One window of the Nicotiana tabacum cultivar K326 chromosome 4, ASM71507v2, whole genome shotgun sequence genome contains the following:
- the LOC107832828 gene encoding putative pterin-4-alpha-carbinolamine dehydratase, chloroplastic, translated as MATLTHLCFSPPISVSSLPSHPTQKVANFLTPYLQTTQSRICTRIHCNGGDLLGDFGARDPFPAEIESKFGEKVLGNTDTEHKILIPAASALSLAQQDCIVISPGQTPLSEYEARQLLFKVVGWRLAHEDGVLKLQCTWKLRDFECGVELINRIGKVVEGTGHVPTLLHLEQSNQVRAELWTASIGGLSINDFIVAAKIDQIKTSDLVPRKRVWA; from the exons atGGCTACTTTAACTCATCTTTGTTTCTCTCCACCAATTTCAGTTTCTTCTCTCCCTTCGCACCCAACCCAGAAAGTCGCTAACTTTCTTACTCCTTACCTACAGACCACCCAATCTCGAATTTGCACCAGAATTCATTGCAACGGGGGAGACCTATTGGGCGATTTTGGGGCGAGAGATCCATTCCCAGCTGAAATAGAGAGTAAATTCGGTGAAAAAGTTTTGGGTAATACTGACACGGAGCACAAAATTCTCATCCCAGCTGCTTCTGCTCTGTCCCTTGCTCAGCAAGACTGCATTGTCATCTCACCTGGTCAAACTCCTCTCTCGGAATATGAAGCTCGACAGCTCCTATTCAAG GTTGTTGGCTGGAGACTGGCACATGAAGATGGGGTGCTCAAGCTACAATGTACATGGAAATTAAGAGACTTCGAATGTGGGGTTGAACTTATCAATCGAATAGGCAAAGTGGTGGAAGGCACTGGGCACGTTCCCACACTTCTTCACTTAGAGCAGTCCAATCAAGTTCGTGCTGAGCTATGGACTGCTTCCATCG GAGGTTTGAGCATAAACGATTTCATTGTAGCTGCTAAAATAGATCAGATAAAGACATCGGACCTTGTCCCAAGAAAAAGAGTTTGGGCATAA
- the LOC107832826 gene encoding uncharacterized protein LOC107832826 — protein sequence MTSNTCSTQMTEIISAHPPEKTARMPPKHGSAPYSDARNSKRKMKEVMVDQPTPAALTPPTTVPMNLFPVHIAAPNQQLPSQPSEPVNFDRFLTRPFTSYTALLTEAEEDYGPASLRRADQVRKMLFDVWMRHYKNIMNSAYEEASTKLKEKEEELRQAKMRIAELEAVVGQLTYQGQFLQNRVRTLENQHAGMRAAFQDATLRGALNAGAGARVGGPEAPLQEDAESSFVDPHRAEPWKIGPCKTCDKEEATMLIWPCRHVCLCAKCAAAATACPVCNIPKFNSFEVIIP from the exons ATGACGAGCAATACATGCAGCACCCAAATGACTGA AATTATCTCAGCGCATCCACCAGAGAAAACTGCAAGAATGCCTCCCAAGCACGGAT CGGCTCCTTATTCGGATGCAAGGAATTCAAAGAGGAAGATGAAAGAAGTGATGGTGGATCAACCTACTCCTGCAGCATTGACTCCGCCAACAACAGTACCCATGAATTTGTTCCCAGTCCACATTGCTGCGCCTAACCAACAACTTCCTTCCCAGCCTTCTGAACCCGTCAATTTTGACAGATTTTTGACTAGGCCTTTTACTTCGTATACTGCTTTATTAACTGAAGCAGAAGAAGATTATGGCCCTGCTAGTCTCCGTCGC GCTGACCAAGTGAGGAAAATGTTGTTTGATGTTTGGATGCGGCACTACAAGAACATCATGAACAGTGCGTACGAGGAGGCAAGCACGAAACTGAAGGAGAAAGAAGAGGAACTAAGGCAAGCAAAGATGAGGATAGCCGAACTGGAAGCGGTTGTCGGTCAACTGACTTATCAGGGACAGTTTCTACAGAACAGAGTTCGAACCTTAGAGAATCAGCATGCTGGAATGAGAGCAGCGTTCCAAGATGCAACACTACGTGGCGCTCTCAATGCTGGTGCAGGCGCCAGGGTTGGCGGCCCTGAGGCGCCGTTGCAAGAGGACGCTGAGTCCTCTTTCGTTGATCCACATAGAGCTGAACCATGGAAGATTGGGCCGTGTAAGACTTGTGACAAAGAAGAGGCTACGATGCTGATATGGCCATGTCGCCATGTTTGTCTCTGCGCAAAATGTGCTGCTGCTGCGACTGCCTGCCCTGTTTGCAACATTCCCAAGTTTAATAGCTTCGAAGTCATAATCCCTTAA
- the LOC107832827 gene encoding superoxide dismutase [Fe], chloroplastic isoform X1 has protein sequence MMAATASTTLTSVFLPFQGFRESCRSLNWRTHKKQLARKAGPVKVTAKFELTPPPYPMNALEPHMSHTTFEYHWGKHHRAYVDNLNKQIDGTKLDGMTLEDIILITYNRGDLLPPFNNAAQAWNHQFFWDSMKPSGGGKPSGELLELINRDFGSFEAFVKEFKAAAATQFGSGWAWLAYKANRLNVGNASNPHPTDEDKKLVVVKTPNAVNPLVWDYSPLLTIDVWEHAYYLDFRNRRPDYISIFMEKLVSWEAVSSRLEVAKAKAAEREEEEERKKREEEEEYKAGGEVREMYVESTDSDAE, from the exons ATGATGGCCGCTACAGCTTCTACTACTCTCACCTCTGTATTTCTTCCTTTCCAAG GATTTCGTGAGTCATGTCGAAGCCTAAATTGGAGAACCCACAAG AAACAGTTGGCTAGAAAAGCTGGTCCTGTTAAAGTTACAGCTAAATTTGAGCTGACGCCACCACCTTATCCCATG AATGCTCTGGAGCCACATATGAGCCATACTACATTCGAATACCACTGGGGGAAACATCACAGGGCTTATGTAGATAACTTAAACAAGCAAATAGATGGAACAAAACTGGATGGAATGACACTAGAGGACATAATACTTATTACATATAACAGAGGTGATCTCCTTCCACCATTCAACAATGCTGCACAG GCTTGGAATCATCAATTCTTCTGGGATTCTATGAAGCCTAGTGGAGGAGGAAAGCCATCTGGTGAACTATTAGAACTAATTAACAGAGACTTTGGTTCCTTTGAAgcatttgttaaagaatttaagGCAGCCGCAGCAACACAATTTGGTTCTGGGTGGGCTTGGCTTGCGT ACAAAGCAAATAGACTTAATGTAGGAAACGCGTCAAATCCCCATCCTACCGATGAGGACAAAAAGCTTGTAGTGGTGAAAACTCCTAATGCTGTAAACCCTCTCGTGTGGGATTACTCA CCTCTCCTCACTATTGACGTTTGGGAG CATGCTTACTATCTCGACTTTCGG AATCGGCGCCCTGACTACATATCAATTTTTATGGAGAAGCTTGTATCATGGGAGGCGGTGAGTTCTAGGCTTGAAGTAGCAAAAGCTAAAGCCGCTGAacgggaagaagaagaggagaggaAGAAAAGAGAGGAGGAAGAGGAATATAAAGCAGGTGGTGAAGTTAGAGAGATGTATGTGGAAAGTACAGATTCTGATGCGGAATAA
- the LOC107832827 gene encoding superoxide dismutase [Fe], chloroplastic isoform X2, with protein sequence MNALEPHMSHTTFEYHWGKHHRAYVDNLNKQIDGTKLDGMTLEDIILITYNRGDLLPPFNNAAQAWNHQFFWDSMKPSGGGKPSGELLELINRDFGSFEAFVKEFKAAAATQFGSGWAWLAYKANRLNVGNASNPHPTDEDKKLVVVKTPNAVNPLVWDYSPLLTIDVWEHAYYLDFRNRRPDYISIFMEKLVSWEAVSSRLEVAKAKAAEREEEEERKKREEEEEYKAGGEVREMYVESTDSDAE encoded by the exons ATG AATGCTCTGGAGCCACATATGAGCCATACTACATTCGAATACCACTGGGGGAAACATCACAGGGCTTATGTAGATAACTTAAACAAGCAAATAGATGGAACAAAACTGGATGGAATGACACTAGAGGACATAATACTTATTACATATAACAGAGGTGATCTCCTTCCACCATTCAACAATGCTGCACAG GCTTGGAATCATCAATTCTTCTGGGATTCTATGAAGCCTAGTGGAGGAGGAAAGCCATCTGGTGAACTATTAGAACTAATTAACAGAGACTTTGGTTCCTTTGAAgcatttgttaaagaatttaagGCAGCCGCAGCAACACAATTTGGTTCTGGGTGGGCTTGGCTTGCGT ACAAAGCAAATAGACTTAATGTAGGAAACGCGTCAAATCCCCATCCTACCGATGAGGACAAAAAGCTTGTAGTGGTGAAAACTCCTAATGCTGTAAACCCTCTCGTGTGGGATTACTCA CCTCTCCTCACTATTGACGTTTGGGAG CATGCTTACTATCTCGACTTTCGG AATCGGCGCCCTGACTACATATCAATTTTTATGGAGAAGCTTGTATCATGGGAGGCGGTGAGTTCTAGGCTTGAAGTAGCAAAAGCTAAAGCCGCTGAacgggaagaagaagaggagaggaAGAAAAGAGAGGAGGAAGAGGAATATAAAGCAGGTGGTGAAGTTAGAGAGATGTATGTGGAAAGTACAGATTCTGATGCGGAATAA